From a single Pseudomonadota bacterium genomic region:
- a CDS encoding copper oxidase — translation MHRRVLLFALGGLAVVAVVVWRASTTGNAGAPPREQKATATSDYRQPTLTAAAGAHAHHHPGMSMDMQGAVMGENKDRLPQDCPQITEDVKFTVHAGRKHARRFPGLMFAYDQQEWNVPPCSRVTVTFVNDDDIRHQWMMHGLPKYIHPQGMFHLEVTGPGEKSGTFIVPSGDKTYFVHCDMAQHTEKGLKAQLKAGAGDMDLPSIPGLTATINVDTYPIGWGAGSVGMVLTAGFAGALLGGFLFKPHGGRREKHQGQSIQSL, via the coding sequence ATGCATCGGCGTGTATTGCTATTTGCCCTGGGTGGGTTGGCCGTCGTGGCGGTGGTGGTCTGGCGGGCGAGCACGACCGGAAACGCGGGGGCGCCCCCCCGCGAGCAAAAAGCCACCGCTACGTCTGACTATCGGCAACCCACGCTCACCGCCGCCGCGGGTGCGCACGCGCATCACCACCCGGGCATGTCCATGGATATGCAAGGGGCGGTAATGGGCGAAAATAAGGATCGATTACCGCAAGACTGCCCGCAAATCACGGAGGACGTGAAGTTTACCGTGCATGCGGGCAGAAAGCACGCACGCCGCTTCCCGGGACTGATGTTCGCCTATGACCAGCAAGAATGGAACGTGCCCCCCTGTAGCCGGGTGACCGTAACCTTCGTCAACGATGACGATATTCGCCACCAATGGATGATGCACGGGCTACCGAAATATATACATCCCCAAGGGATGTTTCACCTCGAAGTCACGGGGCCGGGTGAGAAAAGCGGGACGTTTATCGTGCCTAGCGGCGACAAGACGTATTTCGTACATTGCGATATGGCGCAGCACACGGAAAAGGGCTTGAAGGCACAACTCAAAGCGGGCGCGGGAGATATGGACTTGCCGAGCATTCCCGGCTTGACTGCCACCATCAACGTGGACACTTACCCGATTGGCTGGGGCGCGGGCTCGGTCGGTATGGTGCTGACGGCCGGATTCGCCGGGGCTCTTCTTGGGGGTTTTTTGTTTAAACCGCACGGCGGGCGCCGGGAAAAACACCAAGGACAATCAATTCAATCGCTCTAA
- a CDS encoding Re/Si-specific NAD(P)(+) transhydrogenase subunit alpha, which translates to MKIAVPKECAAGEQRVAIVPEVVARFGKLGVEVLIEEGAGVAAYQPDQAYTAAGATVVQDTERLYREADVVLRVQPPTIEEAHQLREGGIVVGFMAPHNSAELAKVFRNRKITSLAMELIPRISRAQSMDALSSQASVAGYKATLMAAYRLSKFIPMLTTPTGTIRPAKFLIIGVGVAGLQAIATARRLGAIVEAYDVRPATKEQVQSLGAKFVQMDIQADSAGGYARELTEEEKRRQQELIAKHVGQADVVIATAAIPGRPAPKIITRAMVAAMKPGSVIIDLAAESGGNCELTKPDKGVKFHDVEICGPVNMPSTLPAHASELYAKNMFHLLALMVKDGKLEPDWDDEVLRDSTLTRDGDIKHGPTRALVEGE; encoded by the coding sequence ATGAAGATCGCCGTACCCAAAGAATGCGCGGCCGGAGAACAGCGCGTCGCGATCGTTCCCGAGGTTGTCGCGCGCTTTGGAAAGCTTGGGGTCGAAGTCCTTATCGAAGAGGGGGCAGGCGTTGCCGCCTATCAGCCAGATCAGGCGTACACGGCGGCCGGTGCCACGGTCGTCCAGGACACCGAGCGGCTTTACCGCGAGGCGGATGTCGTGCTTCGCGTCCAGCCTCCAACGATCGAAGAGGCGCACCAGCTTCGAGAAGGGGGTATCGTCGTGGGATTCATGGCACCCCATAACAGCGCGGAGCTGGCGAAGGTGTTTCGGAATCGAAAGATCACAAGCTTGGCCATGGAGCTTATTCCCAGAATTTCCAGGGCCCAGTCGATGGATGCGCTGTCCTCGCAGGCGTCGGTGGCAGGGTATAAAGCGACGCTCATGGCTGCTTACCGGCTCAGCAAGTTCATACCGATGCTCACCACGCCGACCGGGACCATCCGTCCGGCAAAGTTTCTCATCATCGGCGTCGGCGTCGCCGGCCTGCAGGCAATCGCGACGGCCCGGCGCTTAGGCGCGATCGTGGAGGCTTACGATGTACGCCCGGCCACCAAGGAGCAGGTGCAGTCTCTGGGCGCCAAGTTCGTCCAAATGGACATTCAAGCTGATTCCGCCGGTGGCTATGCCCGGGAGCTTACCGAAGAGGAAAAGCGACGGCAGCAGGAGCTGATTGCTAAGCACGTGGGCCAAGCCGACGTGGTGATCGCTACCGCCGCGATTCCCGGCCGTCCGGCGCCGAAGATCATTACCCGGGCGATGGTAGCAGCGATGAAACCGGGTTCCGTGATCATCGATTTGGCCGCGGAAAGCGGCGGCAATTGTGAACTGACAAAACCCGACAAGGGCGTAAAATTTCACGATGTGGAGATCTGCGGGCCGGTCAATATGCCGAGCACGCTTCCGGCGCATGCGAGCGAACTGTACGCTAAGAACATGTTCCATCTGCTGGCGCTGATGGTCAAAGACGGCAAGCTAGAACCCGATTGGGATGACGAAGTCTTGCGAGACAGCACATTAACACGCGATGGGGACATCAAGCACGGTCCAACTCGCGCTTTAGTCGAAGGAGAATAA